GAGGGGCCGGGCATCCCCCAGATACACGAGCCATGGCCGATCCTCCCCCCCAGGCCGCTGGCCTTGCCACTTTGTGAAAGAAAATGATTGCTCATTAGAGGGTGAAAGGGTATTTAAGACGCTACCCACTTAAAAAGCATCTTGTCACTCAAGCTGCTTTGAATCAAAGCGAACACAGTTCTGAAAGCGGACAGAAGGTTCCGGTTGAACTCAGCAGCTCACCCTGGCTGCAGGCGACTGGCTCGCTGTCTGCGCCGGGGCCCCGGGCAGGGGCCGTCTTGGATCATCGTGCCGCTGCATGGAAGAGACGGCTGGCCCCTGAACTGCACGAGAGAGGGTCGGGGCCCAACCCCCCTGCAGTTGAAAGTCCAAGGGTAGCTCTCGACTCCCCAGATGCTTGGTTGTCCCTGAGTATCTGCAGCGGGGTGTTGGGGAGGAGGCCCCGGGTGGGGCCGGAGAGGGAGCTGTTACTCCTGTCGCTGCTGTGACCCTCCTCATTGTTCCTCTATTTCCTGATGGGCCCAGGATGCACGGCCTGTGGGTGGCCTACGCTGCCCTCCAAGCCCTGTCcctctgccacctgcccaggATGCTCATTAAGCCAAGTGAAAGCCTGCAAGGGCCACAGCGGGCCACCTGTCCCCGTGCTGGGCCTGCGCCGTGGCCTCCACCCCGAGGCTCGGAGGCCAGAGGGAGCCTCCTCCTGGGCTCAGGAACCGCCTGGCTGTGTTGGGGGGCTGGTGGGTGACGAGGCCCAGCCCCCGGCCGCCCTGTGCCTTGGCACACTTGGCCTCTAGGTGGCCTGGGTCCTTACCACCCTCCCAGGCAGGTGCCAGGTGTGGTGAACACGGCGCAGGTCAGCACAGAGCCCGGGGCGGGTAGGCGTGTCTGTGCAGCGTGGACTTTGGACGGCGGGGTGGGCGGGAGCAGGTGTGGTCAGGGAGCTGCTGACCCTTGGGGGCCACGCTCACACGTGCACCCCACGCCTTCTGCGTCAGAGCAGCCCGAGGACCGTAGGGCACAGGGAGTGGGAACGCACGGGTTtgagctggagctgggcctgccTCGGATGTTTCTAGAAAGGATGGATGAGATGAGAGCCGAGGGGAACGCGGGCGCTTCCTTCTCTGTGCTCTTCCCTAGGGCGGAGAGGGCCGCGGCAGCCCCCGGGGAGGACGGGGGCCTGCTCATCGCCGGGCAGTGGGAGCAGACCCTGGCGGGCCTGGACCAGGACCTGGAAGGTGAGGACTGGGCCTACGCGGACGCGCCTGTGCGGACGCGACCCGGCGGCGCCGGCTGAGGCTGCCCCCCGGGGCGCACGTGGGTGATTTCTCCACGGGAGACGCCTGCGGAAGGAAGGGCCGTTCAGTCAGCAAAGGCTGAGCCTCAAGGCCTCATGCTGAGGCCTCCTGGTCCGGCCAGGGTtcctcggggggaagggaggctgtgaCTGGCCCCTGGCAAGTGTAGGTGATAAACCGAGTGACACTGAAATGCATGTGAATAACTTACAGGCACAGGAGCCTGGGACCCCGATCGCGGCTGGGCATGGGAGGTCCTGGGCGCGGGAGGTCCTGCGCGGCGGGTTCCGGGCGCAGGGGATCCCGGGTGCGGGGGGTCTCGGGCGCGGGAGGTCCTGGGCGTGGGCTCCTGGGCGCGGGGTTCCCGGGCGCAGGGTGGGTCCTGGGCACAGGAGGTGCTGGGCGCAGGCTCCTGGGCACGGGAGGTCCTGGGCGTGGGCTCCTGGGCGCAGGGGGTCCCGGGCGCGGGGGCGTCCCGGGCTTGGGGGGTCCTGGGCGCAGGGGGTCCCAGGCGTGGGGGAGTCCCAGGCGCGGGGGCGTCCTGGGCGCGGCGGGGGGGTCCCGGGCATGGGGGGTCccgggtgcggggggtggggggtcctgggcATGGGAGGTCCTGGGCGCGGTCGGTGACCCTGTGCCCACTCCTTCGCAGGGATGGACGACAGTTATGAGACCGACAGCAGCTCCGTCACCGGCTCCCTCAGCAGCGCATCTGGTCGCCGCCTGCAGGGCGCCATCCCCGACGGCGACACCGACGCCATCCCCGTGACCTTCATCGGGGAGGTCCTGGATGACCCCGTGGAGCCAGAGCTGTTTCCCAACAGAAACAACAACGCCGGGTCTTTCGACCGGGGGAGCGTGGCCAGCAGGTGGGCCCGGCCGCCGCCCGCCCAGGTGGAGGCCCCGCCGCCGGGAAGGAGGGGGCCGGAGGGGCCCGgtgcccccgccaccccccaggaCGTCGGGAAGGAGGTCCAGGGGGCCTCGTCCGCCCCCCGTGAAGATGTGAACCCCGTGAACACGGAGCCTCCCAGGCACGACCGGAGCGCCAAGGAGCCGGGGCAGGGGCGCGGCGCCGGTCCCAGCGGGCGGACGCCGGCCACCGAGCCCGCAGACGGTCGGCCGGGGACGGCGAGGGAAGCCGATGACCGGAAGGGCGTCTCGGCACCTCCGTCCTGGTATCAGCGAGGCCAGAACCCAGGCGGGAGTTTCGGCCTGAAGTACGGCCTCACCACGTACAAGATCGTCCCCCCAAAGTCGGAGAGGCGGTGCTACGACCCCGGGGTGTCGCTCTCCACGGGCGCCATCAAGATCGACGAGCTGGGCAACCTGGTGAGTCCCCCCGGGACCCGGGGCAGGAGCGTGGCCCCGGCCTCCTCTGCGCTCGAGAAAGAAACCCAGCCCCTTGGGCAGGTCCGGGAGTTCCCCAGGGCCGGCTCCACGGAGCAGCTCTCGGGCCGGCCCCCCGCCACGCCAGCCACGTCTCAGCATCCGGCAGGCGGCCTCGGGGCCGAGCCAGgccccccgggccctgcagggCCGTCGCCCCAGCAGCCGGCTGCCCACCAAGGAGAGGGGCGCTGTCCCGAGCCCGGGGCCCACCCGCCGCCCCCGGCAGCCACTGGTCACACGAAGGCCCCGGCAGCGAGCACCTCCCTGTTCCTCAAGCCTCAGAGGAGGACGTCCAGTCAGTACGTGGCCTCCGCCATCGCCAAGCGCATGGGGccccccagagcccaggccgcGGCGGGGAGGCCGGGCGGAGCCGGGAAGCCCTGGGAAGGCGCGGCGCCCGAGCTTCGTGGACGGCCTCGCGCCGGGAGAGACGCCACGGCCCCCAGTCCGCGCCCGGGGCCACACGCGTGTCCAGAGGAGGCCGCGGCCCCCGGCGGTCGCCTTCCCCCAGCCCACGGGGAGGAACCAGCAGGACCCGCGGTGGGAGCCCTgccccggggccggggccgcagCCCGCCCGGGAGGCCGTCTGCTCAGAACGGTGCTGCCGACGCCCACGCTGGGCCCTCCGTCCCCCTCGCCACCGCTGCCCGGAGGGACCGTGAGCCCGTGGGACCAGGCCATGGTTCGGGTGCAAAGCAGAGCCCGAGTGACCACAGCACCGGCTCAGCCTGGGACCCCAGCGGCTCGCCGGACAGCCCCAGGAGCCCGCCGCCCCGCCTGGTGAATGGCTCCCGGTGGGCCCCCGAGCACGGCGAGCCCCCCGCCTCCCTGAGGGCCTCCGGCAGGGACAGCCACGCCGCCCCCGAGCTGGAGGGGAGGCCCGGGGTGCTGTGCACAGAGATTCGCGAGGCCGACGAGTCGCCGCCCCCCAGCATCTTCGGGCCAAAGAAGAAGTTCCGCCCTGTGGTCCAGAGGCCAGCGCCCAAGGACACCTCCCTGCACAGCGCCCTGATGGAGGCCATCCACTCGGCAGGCGGCAGGGACAGGCTGCGGAAGGTGAGCAGCAGgcctggggggcgtggcctccctcctcacctgtgggcctcccccctcctcactgtgggcctcccccctcctcacctgtgggcctcccccctcctcacctgtgggcctcccccctcctcacctgtgggcctcccccctcctcacctgtgggcctcccccctccctcacctgtgggcctcccccctcctcacctgtgggcctcccccctcctcacctgtgagcctcccccctcctcacctgtgggcctcccccctcctcacctgtgagcctcccccctcctcacctgtgggcctcctccctcctcacctgggggcctcccccctcctcacctgtgggcctcccccctcctcacctgtgggcctcccccctcctcactgtgggcctcccccctcctcacctgtgggcctcctccctcctcacctgtgggcctccccactcctcacctgtgggcctcctccctcctcacctgtgggcctcctccctcctcacctgtgtgcctcctccctcctcacctgtgggcctccctcctccctcacctgtaGGCTCAGGGGcgcagggggtgcagggggatATGAACAAGGGACAGGGAGTATCTGAGCAGAACCACTAAAGACAAAGTGGATGGTGGGGCCTGTCTGCACCCCTTCAGGCCCCCGACTGCCCTGGGAAGATGCCCCAACAGTCCGGGAGTGGAGGCGGGGCAGTCACACAGCTGCTCCCCGAACACAGGTGTTAGTGGACAGTCGGGCCAGGGCCGGTCCTGCCTGACACTCCTCAACACCAGGAGGACGTTCTGCCTTGGCCGGTGGCGTGGTGGTTAGAGCTCCAGCCTGCACACCCAGGGGTCGCGGGTTTGACCCCGGCCTGGTCGGggcgtgcgcaggaggcagcccatcgaggTGTCTCTCAGACgtattggtgtttctctctctctctctctctctctctctctctctctctctctctctcccccctcccttcaactctgtCTAAAATCAGaggaaaataccctcgggtgagaattaacaaacacGATAGGGGCATGTTCAGGGCAcgcctcccctcacccaggcatgTCAGCTCacatcttccctccctccctgctgcacCGTGTACGGCGGTCCCTCCTGGGTCCGAGGTGAGTGCCTGGCCCACAAGGTCGCTCTCACGGGCACCGCTGAGGCTGCCGGGCCAGGGGAGCACCCAGCATCTCCTCCCGGCTTTAGAGGGGAAACTAAGGCAGGTGCGTCCCAGGCCTGCAGCCCTGGACAGCCAGCGGCAGTGATTGGAGGGGCCCGAGACGAGGGGCCAGCATGTGGGGTCCCCGATGCGTGGTGGTCACTATCCAGCAAGGTCAGTGCTGACCACGTGGgcttagagccgtggtcggcacactgcggctcgcgagccacaagcggctctttggccccttgagtgcggctcttcctaagccttaggaggaccctgaTTAAGTTAGTAatgatgtacctacctatatagttccagtttaaaaaatgtgcctctcaaaagaaatttcaatcgttgtcctgttggtacttggctctgtggactgatgagtttgccgccCACTGGCTTAGAGTATGGGGAGCGAACCCCGCCGCCTGCGGGCGGGGACTGTGACCTGGGGGCTGCCTCCGGCTGCCACTGCTCCATCTGTGCGTGACGTGTGCTGACCTGACCGTTCTAGACGCCGGAGCCCAGCGCAGAGGGCGGGCCCAAGAAGCTAAGCTACGTGGAGCTGGAGAGCGGGCACTCGGCCCTGCTGGCCGCCATCCGGGGGCACCGCGGCGCCTGCAGCCTGCGCAAGGTGAGGCCCCGGCGGGGCTGCAGAGTTCAGGGCGACCCTCGGTCTTTCAGATGTGGGTGCCCCCCCACTACCCCAGGCTAGGCAGAGGGCGGTCACTGCATGGGAGGCCAGGGCCCAGgaagtgtcccccccccccccccccgcccgggcaCTGGGCATTTCCCAGATTCCTGGAGGGGTTCCgcctggctccagggcctggTTCTCCCCTaggcagcagcctggcctggtCTGACCCAGCCTCAGGGGCCAGCGTGGCCCTGAGTTTAGGGGCAGGAGGGGGTCCCCGGCTTCCACAGGCAGGGTCGCCAGTGAGACAGGTGCATGAGCtctgagtggggaggggggtcctccCGGCAGTGGGTCCGGTTGGCACCATGGCCCCTGCCAGACAAGCAGTTCTCGGAGGGAAGGACTGCCCCTGCTCTGGGCCAGCAGCGATCTGGGGGGAAGACGCAGCCGGTGCCGCCCTCGGGAAGGCCCTGGCACAGTGTCCTCTCGCCCTCTCTTCCCAGGTGGCGTCCTGTGCCTCTGAGGAGCTCCAGAGCTTCCGAGAGGCTGCAAGGTCCGCCCACGGGCCGGAACCATCGGGCCTGGGAGACCCtggcagccagcccccacccgccctgcctcccccgccccctccggcagccccagctcctcctcccgcCTCCAGGACAGCGCCCAGGGCCAGCGCCAGCGCCAGCGCCCTCGGCACCCCGGTGGACGCCAGGCAAGCCTTGATGGACGCCATCCGCTCGGGCACAGGGGCGGCCAGGCTGAGGAAGGTGATGTGGGCTGCGTGTGAGCCGGGCCGTGGGGGCAAGGGGACCTGGAGGGATGTGCCATCTGCAGGCGGGCGCCCGGCCCTGGGACAGCAGCAGggtgaggcgggggtgggggatggggggctgcGTCCTGCACCCCCCTGTCCAGCAGGGCCCTGCACGCCCTCACAAGGGAGGCGGTCGGCCCGACTAGCTCCTGGGGATGCAGGTGAGGGCACGTCAGCCACTAACCCCTGAGCAGTCGGCCACCCGCCCTGCGTGCCCGGGACAGGCTGCGCAGGAGCCTAAAATGTGTCCGTGGAACCTGGGTCTCGCGCGCGCTGTCCACAGCCGGGGTCCGTGGCCCGTCCCAGCCAGGCCGGGCCCTGGCGGTGTCTGCTGGGTTCGCAGCGAGTGCACTTGGTGTGTGTGACGGCCTCTGACCTCTGCAGGTGTCCCGAGCTTGAAGGAAAATGCATGGAGCCTGCTCTCTGCAAATGCAGCCAACGTGCTCTTTAAAGCTGCGTCCACGCGTGGTTCCCAGCTTGGGGGGCCCTTGGGGGGTCTGGATCTCTCGATGATAacggctttgagcatgttttcgtatgtctcttggcctctgtatgtcctctttggagaagtgtctgtttaggtcctgtgcccattttttaactggattgtgTGTCTGCCTTTGGTTAAGTTGTGTGAGTGCCTcaaatattttggagattaaccctttaTCCGATGTGTCATTGCCAAACATGTTCTCAACCTTTGCCTTTAGAGGCACTGACATATCCCCTCAAAATTCTGCAAACCCAACTGTGTGCTGCTGGGGCCACACCCCATGCGGGCGGAGCCGAGAGGAGCCTGAGCTCTCGCGGGCAGTGCGGTCACAGGCAGGGGCAGTGCAGTGGGGACGCGCGAGCCTGTCCGCTCGTGGCCACTGCCCACACTGACTCGGCACCCGGCCAGTGGTGAGCCCAGCGCGGTTCCTGCCTCGGGAGCCCCCGCTCCGGTGGTGAGGGAGCCGGGCCGGTGGGGACAAGCCCCAGGCGGGGGACAGAGCTTGGCAGAGGGGGTGATGGGGTGGCCGGCCGAGGTTGGGGAGCAGGACCGCCTGCCCCAGGGGCTACGCCTGCTTGTTCTGGGAGAAGGCCTGGTCGTTTCCCACCAGGAAAGGGGCGTCTCCAACAGAGAGATACGCAGGCAGAGGCGGGCCCAGGGAGGGGACGGCCACGGGGCTCAGAGAAACCAGGAGGGGGGGCAGACCCTTGGGAGCACTGGCGAGGGGCGGGGTCTGCAGACACACCACCTCGGGACCCCCAGGTTCCACCCCTTCGCCCCTGAGTGCCACAGCGAGGCACCGAAGGCGTTTCAGTGCGTTTGTGTCTGGGTTTCCTCCTCGGTCCGGAGGGGTTGGGGACCCACTAGAGCCAGCCTGGTGGGCGAGGACCTTGGAAAGACAGGCCTGCGCACGCTCCTCAGCGCCCGACGCCTGCGGCCTCGGCTTCCACAGGCCTGAGTAACGGCTCTCTCTCCATCGCAGGTGCCCTTGCTTGTGTGAACCGGCAGTGAGCCCGGACCGGGGCAGAAACCCAGCTGCCAGACGCCCCTGTCCCCGCTCAGGATGCCACGGGCGAGGGGCCCCGGGACGCGCTGTGCTGCCCGCCTGCCGGCCGAGCCCGCATCGCTGCCCCGGGCCCTGCGCGTGGCTCCTGGGGAGGACGCCGCCCGCCTGGCGCCTGTGCCAAGGACGTACTGTTTGCCTCTGAGTAGTTCTCGTTGCCAATAAACGCTTCCCGTTGGCAGGTTGCTGGGAGCCCACAGGGCACTTACTTAGAACACGGATGGGCACTGGGAACAGATCACACGGAGGCCGCTGAGGCCTTCGCCGCACACGTCGGCGGCCAAGCCGTCCAGTGGTTTAAAACCTCCCGCACCCTGAGCGCCCCGAGCTGCCTGGCGCTCCGTGTTTGGGcggaatgaggaggaggaggaggaggaggaggaggaggcatggGAAGGCCGCCTCCCGGGGGACTCTGGGGAGTGTAGAAGCAGTCATGTCTGAGGCCTCCGCCATCAGGGGTGCAAACCTCATGGAGGGTGGCCGGCCGCTGAGGGCGTAAAGACGGAGGTGCCTGGAGAGCCTTGCACGGACTCAGATGGCGGCTCTAAGTCCTGcgaaggtggaggtgggggccgAGACAGCACGGCGTCTGCGTGCACGTGGGTGCCCTCGGCAGCTGGCCCCGCGGGCTGTGACGTAGCCGGGACCTCCCCTTGGAGGCCGAGCACGGAGCCCGGCGACCTCCCCGGAGCCTCGAGACCTGCACGGGGCCAGGAGCAGGTGCTGGGCGTCGCCGAGATGGCCTCCGATCGGCTAATACTTCGTGACTACAGAGCGGTCTGGCCCTTGCCCAGCAGATCCCGTTTCCCTGCACCACACGCAGCCCCCTCGCAGGGCGGCCGGGGCCCTGGTGTTTATAACGGTGTACAACCACAGCGGGCGTCTTCCACGTGTACCCCCATATACTGTTGTCGCGAGGAAAGCAGCTCTGTGAGGGGCAGACGGGGAGGAGTGGGTGGCGCGAAGCTGCGTGTGTGGTGAGACGCCCTGAGAGTCGCGGGTCCGGCTCCGCGTCGCCTGACTGGCTTCCCTCACCTTCCCCGGGCGGCGAGAGCGTCCAGCCAACAGCTCCTAAACCGCACTGTCCCCAAAATGTGTCTCTGGTGCCACAAATAAAAGCTCCTGAAATCGTAGCTGCGGTGTGGGTTTCGTGAGCTCTGGCCGCCGTGGGCTTGGATAGCTTGTCCCCAGAACCGCAGAAACTCACGTGTTCCATCCAcgggtgtgtgtgcgcgcacaaaGCTGGTGCACCCCATGCTGGTGAATCCCAAATCTGGCTCCTCTCTCGTCACAGCCCAGCAGGCAACATCACCAACAAGGAAGTATTCCCATCTCAGGAGACTGAGGCCGgacacttttctttttcccccgatattttttattgatagagagagagaaagagagagagagagagaaatggagaggaagagagagagaaacatccatgtgagagcaacacaccggctggctgcctcctgcacacccctcccagAGTCGAGCCTGCACCCAGGCCCGTGCCTGCCGGTCAACCAGGCCATGTTTCGGTGCATGGGGCAcacccagccactgagccataccagccggggcCCCAAAGCACGTTGATGGTTGTCACAGACAGGAAGTGTCCACCCCTTGTTCCCCGGGCACCAGGGTAGAAAGGGTCCCCTACAGCGAACGGCATCCCTCGCACAGGGTCCATGGGCCCGAGTCCGCAGGCCTGGGCACAGGCACGCGGGGGCCCTGCGGCTGGAGCCCCAGAGCCGGGACTCCCCCGAGGACACAGTGCAGCCGGCCCGTGACCTGGTGTCCGGCGAGGACGGCCGGGTCCTGCGGTGGCTCCTCGCCCTGCTCCTCTGGCCGCCTGCTGAGCAGCGAGCCCACTGCTGAGGCCGGGCGAGGACAGGAGGCAATGCAGCCGCGGGGAGCCTCCACGCCTGGCGGGACGCTTCCTGGCCGAGGGCAGGCGCAGGAGGGTCCACAGAAACCCCGTTAGGGGACCGAGCGTGGCTCCTGGGTTCTGGGCTGGGCTTCCCGTGGCCGGGGGTCCGGCCAGCTGCCCTGGCACTGGCTCTGCGCCAGCTCTGCCCGCCGAGCCCTCTGCCCGGAGGAaggcggggcctgggaggggcggcaGAGCCATGGCCACTTGCTGCCCAGGGGAACTCGCCAGGGAGACGGCGATGAGATGGCGAAGCCCGCTGGGCAGTGCAGACTGCGGTCCTCTCACTGAAAAACCTGACTTGCGAGggtccctcctgctcccctcggGGTCCTCCTCCTCGTGGGTCCCCCCTGTTCCTCTGGGTCCCTCCTGTTTCTCTGGGTCCCCCCCGTTCCTCTGGGTCCCCCCTGCTCCTGTCGGGTTCCCCCCTGTTCCTCTCAGGGTCCCCAGGGGCCACCAGGCAGCAGCACCAGGGGCAGGTCCCTAGGTGGGTTCCCATCAAACGCCACATGGGAACACCCTCCACGATGGAGGTTTCCCGGGCACGGGCTCCGGGCGCATGTGGTCACCCTCACGGGGAGGGTTCTGTTCTCATTTCCTGGCTTTTCCCAAGTTTTCTTCACGAACAAGTGCCATTGGACCATCACAAAGTAGCCGTGGGCAGTCGCGGCTAGGATCCAGCCGGCCGGGGAGGGCGGCTCTGGACAGAGAGTGTCCGTGTGCCCCTCGCCCGtccctggccccagggcctgAGGCTCCCCGGCCTGGCTCCCGACTCCAGCTGGCTCCGAGGCCTGGCATCTGACTTCCCCGGAGCGCGCTGTCCGCCCGGCCCTTTCCCGCGGCTCCTGAAAGCGAGGGGCGGCCTCTGGCCTGACCGGTCCCATCAGAACGGCTGTTCCAACGTTGGCTGCCGCTGACTGGGTCGGGGACCTCCAGCTTCTCTCAGACGTGGCTCTGACCTCACCTCATGACCGGCGCTGGCGAGGGGCACATGGCAGGGGGTGCGGGCGAGAGACACGTGGTAACACATTCCCCAGGCCCCGTGACAGACACAGTGACCTGTGAGCTTCCTCATCTACAACCCGGGCCAATGGGCAGCGAGGGCCCCGTGAGGGGGTAAGTGCCGAAGGGCGGGGCACCTGGACGCCATCCATCACGGTCAGCCTCCTGGGGTaggaaggaaggtgggaaggGGTCAGAGGCCTGAGAATTTGTAGTTCAGCAGGTTCCCAGGTGAACCCCACTTTGAGAACCCCCCCTCCAGACCACTCCCCCCTGCTCTGAATGCGGGGAGAGGTCTGCTCCGTGTAAGGATTTTCCAGCTCTAGAGAGTTTCCGCCGCGGAGAAGTCACCTGAGCCCGGCGGCGgagctccgtggttgagcgtcagcctaggaaccaggtcacggttcggttcccggtcggggcacatcccgggttgcgggctccatccccagagttgggcgtgcaggaggcagccgatccatgatgtttctctctctctccctctcccttcctctctgaaatcagtaaaattatattttttaaaaagacagaccGGACAGTCCCCAAGCCCAGAATGGCGGCCAGCCACCCATGCGGTGCCACTCCAATGAGCCGGCTCAGGGctactgtccccccccccccccccacttggcCCCTCCGCGTCTCCCCCTCGGGAGCTCCCTGTCCTGGGACTGGCTGCAGCCTCGCGCTATGAAAACCGAGTcagagtgctggggtccaaccccagcaggtccaggggtccccaaaggtgtggacggagtcggcgaagaaggaatgacacagagacagcgttcagttgatcagcagcctagccaggatctctagccaggatctccagccaagttctgtgtccatgttctcttgctaggttttccagccaggttctgtccaggttctccagccaggttcagtcaccaggttctagtcaggttctcttgccaatttctgtagtcaggttcagtccaggatcttttgccatgttctctcgctaagttctgtctctaggttctgtctcagggttctgaggccagtttctgtccaggatcttttgccatgttctctccagcgaagttcttctgtctctaggttctgtgtaggttctgtgtctaggttctgtgtaggttctgtgtctaggttctgtgtctaggttctatGTAGgctctgtgtctaggttctgagtttctgttgtcttgttacatctgtatttataccagttgattccaatcctatcaatctctattccaaaggttagggcgtttcttatctccattctagggagtaaagattatgtagcttaagcatgactgttggtagttaaagtgattaattacccgcctggcacttagttaaggggttttattccctccctaacttcaggggaaaatccctacctggggaaacaacctttctcagagaggtgaccttggttaaaacacatagtgccaagaaggtgagcaaacatattaagaacagtatgccatatatgccaggtcccttgaaacagcaaggatggaccggctcccggcatcagaGCCCTCCCACCCCTTGTGCTGCCGCCTCTGCCAGGTAAGACCCCTCTCCCggctcagccccacccctgcccaccaccctgaGCACTGAGGGGTGTCCTAGAGCAGTGGGCACAGCCCTCCCTCTCAGAGCGAACGAACGCCAGAGGCCAGAGTGCCGATCTGGCTCACCCTGGACGGCCCAATGGGTTGGCCACACGAAGCCCCCTGCACTGCGTCACGGGCCTTCTCGGGGCCTCGCGGGCAGGCacagggtttggggggcagggggcgggcaggCACGGACTCCTGTGGGAGGCAGCGTCCAGCCGCCAGCTCAGGGAAGCGGGGACTCTGCAAGCTGCTGCCGGGACCCCCCTGCACCGCTGCCTCTGCGCCAAGGGCACCCTCTTCGCCGCGAGCCGGCCTCTCCCCGGCCCGGGCGCCCCGGGACCTCTCGGTCTGCGCCCCGTTCCTGGCACTGCGAGTCGCTTTCCCAAGAACTAAACCGCCCACCTGCCATCCAGTTTGCAAAAGCGGTTTCTCCATACGCTGCCAGGAGTGGACGCGTTGCCAAGCAAGCCCAGCGGTAACTGAACGTGACGGCACCTCTCACAGGACGCCTGGCGCGCTCCGAAAAGAGGCGACGGACGTCCTCCACCGGGCACCGTGCCAGCGCCGGCATGTACTGCGGCATCTCCCTCAGCCTGTCCTCCCAGCCCTGtgcccccagccctgtccccccagccctgtcccccagccctgtcccccatccctgtccccccagccctgccctccatcctgccccccc
This DNA window, taken from Myotis daubentonii chromosome 10, mMyoDau2.1, whole genome shotgun sequence, encodes the following:
- the COBL gene encoding protein cordon-bleu isoform X6, with the protein product MDAPCASAAKPPTGRKMKARAPPPPGKAATPTGQRAPSPQRSASPGRQQNLLHMKENLRERALDLTVVLPSGLERRSVVSGSHAMMDLLVELCLQNHLSPSHHALEAWSPQAQQPLSFKPNTPVGTLNVCTVFLKEKVPDEEAKPGPPSVPEKSVRLVVNYLRTQKAVVRVSPEVPLHSLLPVICAKCDVSPEHVVLLRDNVAGEELELSKSLSELGIKELYAWDNQRETFRKSSSGSDETEKEKKKFLGFFKVNKRSNGKVEPGRLSADSDEDTVKLAPGRASHGSLTTPNSPSVNSRSITLGPSLSLSSISGVSVKSDMKKRRAPPPPSLPGAGPPAPDKASEKMSLGSQMDLQRKKRRAPAPPPPSPLVPLRTEDREENRKSAMVSLPLGPGGSCEDGVPAVPAEAEETVSVSSCFASEDTTEDSGVMSSPSDIVSLDSQHDSTKSRDKWATDQEDSSDQDLAGTPELGLPKSPAWERSGLGHWHSRAERAAAAPGEDGGLLIAGQWEQTLAGLDQDLEGMDDSYETDSSSVTGSLSSASGRRLQGAIPDGDTDAIPVTFIGEVLDDPVEPELFPNRNNNAGSFDRGSVASRWARPPPAQVEAPPPGRRGPEGPGAPATPQDVGKEVQGASSAPREDVNPVNTEPPRHDRSAKEPGQGRGAGPSGRTPATEPADGRPGTAREADDRKGVSAPPSWYQRGQNPGGSFGLKYGLTTYKIVPPKSERRCYDPGVSLSTGAIKIDELGNLVSPPGTRGRSVAPASSALEKETQPLGQVREFPRAGSTEQLSGRPPATPATSQHPAGGLGAEPGPPGPAGPSPQQPAAHQGEGRCPEPGAHPPPPAATGHTKAPAASTSLFLKPQRRTSSQYVASAIAKRMGPPRAQAAAGRPGGAGKPWEGAAPELRGRPRAGRDATAPSPRPGPHACPEEAAAPGGRLPPAHGEEPAGPAVGALPRGRGRSPPGRPSAQNGAADAHAGPSVPLATAARRDREPVGPGHGSGAKQSPSDHSTGSAWDPSGSPDSPRSPPPRLVNGSRWAPEHGEPPASLRASGRDSHAAPELEGRPGVLCTEIREADESPPPSIFGPKKKFRPVVQRPAPKDTSLHSALMEAIHSAGGRDRLRKTPEPSAEGGPKKLSYVELESGHSALLAAIRGHRGACSLRKVASCASEELQSFREAARSAHGPEPSGLGDPGSQPPPALPPPPPPAAPAPPPASRTAPRASASASALGTPVDARQALMDAIRSGTGAARLRKVPLLV
- the COBL gene encoding protein cordon-bleu isoform X3, encoding MKARAPPPPGKAATPTGQRAPSPQRSASPGRQQNLLHMKENLRERALDLTVVLPSGLERRSVVSGSHAMMDLLVELCLQNHLSPSHHALEAWSPQAQQPLSFKPNTPVGTLNVCTVFLKEKVPDEEAKPGPPSVPEKSVRLVVNYLRTQKAVVRVSPEVPLHSLLPVICAKCDVSPEHVVLLRDNVAGEELELSKSLSELGIKELYAWDNQRVLLTKTQSEPSLRCRETFRKSSSGSDETEKEKKKFLGFFKVNKRSNGKVEPGRLSADSDEDTVKLAPGRASHGSLTTPNSPSVNSRSITLGPSLSLSSISGVSVKSDMKKRRAPPPPSLPGAGPPAPDKASEKMSLGSQMDLQRKKRRAPAPPPPSPLVPLRTEDREENRKSAMGGGRQVPQKPPRGTPRGPPQLVLPPPPPYPPPDTDVAEPLGSPGEGAAPEAADPRPTLSLPLGPGGSCEDGVPAVPAEAEETVSVSSCFASEDTTEDSGVMSSPSDIVSLDSQHDSTKSRDKWATDQEDSSDQDLAGTPELGLPKSPAWERSGLGHWHSRAERAAAAPGEDGGLLIAGQWEQTLAGLDQDLEGMDDSYETDSSSVTGSLSSASGRRLQGAIPDGDTDAIPVTFIGEVLDDPVEPELFPNRNNNAGSFDRGSVASRWARPPPAQVEAPPPGRRGPEGPGAPATPQDVGKEVQGASSAPREDVNPVNTEPPRHDRSAKEPGQGRGAGPSGRTPATEPADGRPGTAREADDRKGVSAPPSWYQRGQNPGGSFGLKYGLTTYKIVPPKSERRCYDPGVSLSTGAIKIDELGNLVSPPGTRGRSVAPASSALEKETQPLGQVREFPRAGSTEQLSGRPPATPATSQHPAGGLGAEPGPPGPAGPSPQQPAAHQGEGRCPEPGAHPPPPAATGHTKAPAASTSLFLKPQRRTSSQYVASAIAKRMGPPRAQAAAGRPGGAGKPWEGAAPELRGRPRAGRDATAPSPRPGPHACPEEAAAPGGRLPPAHGEEPAGPAVGALPRGRGRSPPGRPSAQNGAADAHAGPSVPLATAARRDREPVGPGHGSGAKQSPSDHSTGSAWDPSGSPDSPRSPPPRLVNGSRWAPEHGEPPASLRASGRDSHAAPELEGRPGVLCTEIREADESPPPSIFGPKKKFRPVVQRPAPKDTSLHSALMEAIHSAGGRDRLRKTPEPSAEGGPKKLSYVELESGHSALLAAIRGHRGACSLRKVASCASEELQSFREAARSAHGPEPSGLGDPGSQPPPALPPPPPPAAPAPPPASRTAPRASASASALGTPVDARQALMDAIRSGTGAARLRKVPLLV